One window of the Chryseobacterium sp. CY350 genome contains the following:
- a CDS encoding cation:proton antiporter, whose translation MILSLQHLSLPIEDPVLKFFLVLVIILAAPLLLNKIKVPHLLGLIIAGAIIGPNGFNVLSRDSSIVVTGTTGLLYIMFLAGLEIDLGDFKKNKWKSLGYGGYAFIFPFVLGYLGAYYLLDFSVLTSVLFASLFSSQTLITYPLVSKLGIAKNKAVNITVGGTMITDVATLLVLAVVVGMVQGDVNTAFWLRLGGSFVVFGLIVLLIFPIIGRWFFKKVDDKISQYIFVLVMIYLAALLAELAGVEAIIGAFFAGLALNRLIPHTSSLMNRVDFVGNAIFIPFFLISVGMLIDFKVFFNSPDTLIAAGIMLVASIGGKYISSVVTQKTFRFTKDEGRLIFGLSSASAAATLATVMVGYNIIISETETGEPIRLLNEHVLNGSILLILISCTISSFVSMSSAQKIADTENDATVAGNNHDQENILLAVNYEETIERMVNLGILIKAHTNTEDFFAVNVINEDKNESSVKNADKLLGYATEVAAAADVKLTALKRFDNDAVNGVYNVIKEQQITDLIIGLGDLKGFSSSFAHNLYSGYLQHNHVNVYVYQARQPLSTIKRYTVIIPQNAQKDAGFFHALVRVWNIARNSGSTMVFYAPNAIISILQRIIKKSNIEAELIIMEEWKDAEETVTKIKSDEGLIIFMAKRGMQSYNPRMRLVPEFLNRTVPDKNYLLIYPFSEYPVDGNERRSVGNHDDFIEIGSIIKRVFK comes from the coding sequence CCTGTACTTAAATTTTTTTTAGTTCTTGTCATTATTTTGGCAGCACCGCTTTTACTGAATAAGATTAAGGTTCCGCATTTATTGGGATTGATTATTGCCGGAGCGATTATTGGCCCGAACGGATTTAATGTTCTGTCAAGAGACAGCAGTATTGTGGTTACAGGAACTACAGGATTACTGTATATCATGTTTCTCGCAGGTCTGGAAATAGATCTTGGCGATTTCAAGAAAAATAAATGGAAGAGTTTGGGATACGGAGGCTACGCTTTTATATTTCCTTTTGTACTGGGATATTTGGGTGCTTACTATCTTCTTGATTTTTCAGTACTCACTTCTGTTCTTTTTGCGAGTCTTTTTTCTTCTCAGACGTTGATCACGTATCCTTTAGTCAGCAAACTGGGCATTGCAAAGAATAAGGCTGTCAATATTACTGTCGGCGGAACCATGATTACGGATGTTGCGACACTTCTCGTTTTGGCTGTTGTGGTTGGGATGGTTCAGGGAGATGTCAATACGGCATTTTGGTTAAGGCTTGGAGGCTCATTTGTCGTTTTCGGGTTGATTGTTTTACTTATTTTTCCTATTATAGGCCGATGGTTTTTTAAAAAGGTGGATGATAAGATCTCACAATACATTTTTGTACTGGTAATGATTTATCTCGCAGCTTTATTGGCTGAACTTGCGGGTGTAGAAGCCATCATCGGGGCGTTTTTTGCAGGTCTTGCTTTGAACAGACTCATTCCGCATACATCATCGCTTATGAACAGGGTAGATTTTGTTGGTAATGCGATATTTATACCTTTCTTCCTGATCAGCGTTGGTATGCTGATTGACTTTAAAGTTTTTTTTAACAGTCCTGATACGTTAATTGCGGCAGGAATTATGCTGGTTGCTTCTATTGGCGGAAAATATATTTCATCAGTAGTAACCCAGAAAACGTTTCGCTTTACGAAAGATGAAGGAAGATTAATTTTTGGGCTGAGTTCTGCCTCAGCAGCAGCCACACTAGCAACCGTGATGGTAGGTTACAACATCATTATTTCTGAGACAGAAACCGGAGAACCCATCAGATTATTAAACGAACATGTGCTAAACGGGAGTATTTTACTAATACTTATTTCATGTACAATATCCTCATTCGTCTCAATGTCGAGCGCACAAAAAATAGCAGATACAGAGAATGATGCCACCGTTGCAGGAAATAATCATGACCAAGAAAATATCCTTCTGGCTGTAAATTACGAAGAGACGATCGAACGTATGGTCAATCTAGGTATTTTGATAAAAGCCCATACCAATACTGAAGATTTTTTTGCAGTGAATGTTATCAACGAAGATAAAAACGAATCATCTGTTAAAAATGCCGATAAACTTTTGGGCTACGCCACTGAAGTTGCCGCAGCAGCAGATGTGAAATTAACAGCTTTAAAAAGATTCGATAATGACGCCGTGAACGGAGTTTACAATGTTATTAAAGAACAGCAGATTACAGATCTTATCATTGGTTTGGGAGATCTCAAAGGATTTTCTTCCTCGTTCGCCCATAATTTATACAGCGGATACCTTCAGCATAATCATGTGAATGTATATGTTTATCAGGCAAGACAGCCACTTTCGACAATCAAAAGATATACAGTGATTATTCCTCAAAATGCCCAAAAAGATGCAGGATTTTTTCACGCTCTAGTCAGAGTTTGGAATATCGCGAGAAATTCCGGATCGACAATGGTTTTTTATGCACCAAACGCAATTATCAGCATATTGCAGAGGATCATTAAGAAATCAAATATAGAAGCAGAATTAATCATTATGGAAGAATGGAAAGATGCAGAAGAAACTGTTACAAAAATCAAAAGTGATGAAGGATTAATTATTTTTATGGCAAAGCGAGGCATGCAATCCTACAATCCGCGAATGAGACTGGTACCGGAATTTCTTAACCGTACAGTTCCCGATAAAAATTACCTTCTGATTTATCCTTTTTCGGAATATCCTGTTGATGGAAATGAAAGAAGATCAGTAGGAAATCATGATGATTTTATTGAGATCGGAAGCATTATAAAACGTGTTTTTAAGTAA
- a CDS encoding helix-turn-helix domain-containing protein: MSFFGTNIKKIRQVKGLSQKAFADLFDLNRGVISAYEEGRAEPKIDTLLKVARYFNLDLDDFLTKPLQVNNLVSGSVIDRLMFSPTKHPGDFKAQTSSDVDSGNFEFMQKILAEVDVIYECKDDSVLAGYQKGDFLFLVRSEMLYDGVDTLVVIEQGTLKYLSAIPGKDKNAKDIFKIAGYFSGKQKNVISEILARLDLLEQKSLSNKKE, from the coding sequence ATGAGTTTTTTTGGAACAAACATTAAAAAAATAAGGCAGGTTAAAGGATTGAGTCAAAAGGCTTTTGCGGATCTTTTTGATCTTAACCGCGGTGTGATAAGTGCTTACGAAGAAGGTCGAGCAGAACCTAAGATTGATACTTTACTAAAGGTTGCTCGTTATTTTAATTTAGATCTAGATGACTTTCTTACCAAGCCGTTGCAGGTCAATAATTTGGTAAGTGGATCTGTAATAGACCGTTTGATGTTTTCTCCCACAAAACATCCGGGAGATTTCAAAGCACAGACATCTTCTGATGTAGATTCAGGTAATTTTGAATTTATGCAAAAAATATTAGCAGAAGTAGATGTTATTTATGAATGTAAAGATGATAGCGTTTTAGCAGGATATCAGAAAGGGGATTTTTTATTTTTAGTACGGTCAGAAATGCTTTATGATGGGGTAGATACTCTTGTTGTTATTGAACAAGGCACTTTAAAATATCTGTCAGCCATTCCTGGAAAAGATAAAAATGCCAAAGATATTTTCAAGATAGCAGGTTATTTTTCTGGTAAGCAAAAAAATGTAATTTCAGAAATTCTTGCGCGACTTGATCTTCTTGAACAGAAATCTTTGTCAAACAAAAAGGAATAA
- a CDS encoding type III secretion system chaperone family protein, with amino-acid sequence MSEKNKTFNTVKTWLLEYDFAISFQDELQKVLIIEKESSGIKNMILIISDPILIMEQFLFEIKNPTEDIYMTLLKKNRDIVHGAFVLDSSGKKVIFRDTLPTDNMAQNEVMASINSLGILVGEFTNEIIEMSK; translated from the coding sequence ATGAGTGAAAAAAACAAAACATTCAATACAGTAAAAACCTGGCTGCTGGAATATGATTTTGCAATCAGTTTTCAGGATGAACTTCAGAAAGTATTGATTATCGAAAAGGAATCCAGCGGGATCAAAAACATGATCCTTATTATTTCAGATCCTATTTTAATAATGGAACAATTTCTTTTTGAAATTAAAAATCCTACTGAAGACATTTACATGACTTTGCTAAAAAAGAACCGTGATATCGTACATGGCGCATTTGTACTAGACAGTTCCGGCAAGAAAGTAATTTTCCGAGATACTCTTCCTACAGATAATATGGCGCAAAATGAAGTGATGGCCTCTATTAACTCATTGGGAATTTTGGTCGGGGAATTCACCAACGAAATCATCGAAATGAGTAAATAA
- a CDS encoding PspA/IM30 family protein, which yields MNIFKRLYTIGKAELNSALENFEDPIKLTENGISEMKDELRKSTEQLTQLKALLIRKKNEKQAEVDVAKDYQNKAILLIQKSENGEMPSEEADRLAIEAIKKQNISNEKAEQLQAESQKLQHECEKMQTNIHHLESSISKWENELRTLKSRVQISEATKDINRKMTQIDSNSTVSMLEKLNERVAEQEALSEAYGEISNDKKTVDQEIDDI from the coding sequence ATGAACATTTTTAAAAGATTATATACAATAGGAAAAGCAGAACTCAATTCGGCTTTAGAAAACTTTGAAGATCCCATAAAGCTGACAGAAAACGGAATTTCTGAGATGAAAGATGAACTCAGGAAAAGTACTGAACAACTGACTCAGTTAAAAGCACTTCTCATCCGAAAAAAGAATGAAAAACAGGCAGAAGTTGATGTAGCCAAAGATTACCAAAATAAAGCTATCCTACTCATTCAAAAATCTGAGAACGGAGAAATGCCGTCCGAGGAAGCGGATCGACTGGCAATCGAAGCGATTAAGAAGCAAAACATTTCAAACGAAAAAGCAGAGCAGTTACAGGCTGAAAGTCAAAAACTCCAGCACGAATGCGAGAAAATGCAGACCAATATTCATCATCTCGAATCCAGTATTTCAAAATGGGAAAATGAACTTCGAACACTGAAATCAAGAGTGCAAATCAGTGAAGCGACAAAAGATATCAATCGAAAGATGACACAAATAGACAGCAACAGTACGGTGTCGATGCTTGAGAAACTAAACGAGCGTGTTGCTGAGCAGGAAGCTCTCTCAGAAGCATATGGAGAAATTTCGAACGACAAAAAAACTGTAGATCAAGAGATCGATGATATTTAA
- a CDS encoding flotillin family protein — protein MNTTLIAGIIIIAVASIGLIFWILSMYKKTVQGIVILRTGYGGTKVFFNAGIVIPVIHRMESMDISVKKLEIAREGRAGLICKDNMRADIQVAFFIRVNKSVDDIVNVGQTIGCQRASDIHTLRELFEAKFSEALKTVGKKFEFIELYEARSEFRQEILDIIGTDLNGYVLDDCAIDYLEQTKIENLDKDNILDSEGIKKITELTATQNIKANQVRRDEEKTITKQNVEAREAILELEKQLAEKEESQKREVANIKSRENAEILKVTEEERLKYETVRIATEEKLQIAEENMQRQVVIAAKNKERADLVETERVQKDQMLEATERERIVSLAQIEKEKAIELEKKNIQDAIRERLTMEKTVVEEQQGIKDLEAFKTADRTKQVEITFATQEAEKKLIQETRAAESRRLAAEKDAQKYVIEAQAKRDGAEKEAEARKIIADAKAKEEATVGLSEAQVLHAKADAAERQGIVESIVIEKKAEAERKEGIAQAEVIKEKAFAEAAGITEKAEAMKKLNDAGKDHEEFRLTLAKEKEVELAQISIQKDIAQAQAGVLAEAFKSAKIDIVGGDNTFFDNVVRQVSAGKGLDKFISHSENATLIKENLLGDGENIIGKVMGMVDKYNISSEDIKNMSIASLIFKLNGVADQQEKGLLSKALDMAKHLGVDQKPIR, from the coding sequence ATGAACACAACTTTAATTGCAGGCATCATCATTATCGCGGTGGCTTCCATAGGATTAATTTTCTGGATTTTATCGATGTATAAAAAAACCGTTCAGGGAATTGTTATTTTAAGAACAGGCTACGGCGGAACAAAGGTTTTCTTTAATGCGGGAATCGTTATTCCGGTGATTCACAGAATGGAATCGATGGATATTTCAGTCAAGAAACTTGAAATCGCCAGAGAAGGACGGGCGGGTCTTATTTGTAAAGACAACATGAGAGCCGACATTCAGGTAGCTTTCTTTATCAGAGTGAACAAATCAGTAGATGATATTGTAAATGTAGGACAAACAATCGGCTGCCAAAGGGCTTCAGACATTCATACACTCAGAGAATTATTTGAGGCTAAATTTTCTGAAGCTTTAAAAACTGTCGGTAAAAAATTTGAATTTATCGAATTGTACGAAGCGAGAAGTGAATTTCGCCAGGAAATCTTGGATATTATCGGAACAGATCTTAACGGTTATGTTTTGGATGACTGCGCGATCGATTATTTAGAGCAAACTAAAATCGAGAATTTAGATAAAGACAATATTTTAGATTCTGAAGGGATTAAGAAAATTACGGAATTAACGGCCACTCAGAATATTAAAGCCAATCAGGTTCGCAGAGATGAAGAAAAAACCATCACCAAGCAAAATGTTGAGGCTCGTGAAGCAATTTTAGAGCTGGAAAAACAGCTGGCCGAGAAAGAAGAATCTCAAAAAAGAGAAGTTGCCAATATCAAGTCACGTGAGAATGCGGAAATTCTGAAAGTAACGGAAGAAGAACGCTTAAAATATGAAACCGTTCGTATTGCAACAGAAGAAAAATTACAGATTGCAGAGGAAAACATGCAAAGACAGGTTGTTATTGCGGCTAAAAATAAAGAACGTGCCGATTTGGTAGAAACCGAAAGAGTGCAGAAAGATCAAATGTTGGAAGCAACAGAAAGAGAGAGAATTGTTTCTCTGGCTCAGATTGAAAAAGAAAAAGCCATCGAACTTGAAAAGAAAAATATTCAGGATGCGATTCGTGAGCGCTTGACCATGGAAAAAACCGTTGTTGAAGAGCAACAGGGAATTAAGGATTTGGAAGCTTTCAAAACGGCCGACAGAACAAAGCAGGTAGAAATTACTTTTGCTACGCAGGAAGCGGAGAAAAAACTAATACAGGAAACAAGAGCTGCGGAATCCAGAAGATTAGCTGCAGAGAAAGATGCTCAGAAATATGTCATCGAAGCGCAGGCAAAGCGTGACGGAGCTGAAAAAGAAGCTGAAGCCCGCAAAATTATCGCTGATGCAAAAGCTAAAGAAGAAGCAACTGTAGGTTTATCTGAAGCTCAGGTTCTTCATGCAAAAGCTGATGCAGCTGAAAGACAGGGAATTGTAGAATCGATTGTTATCGAGAAAAAGGCAGAAGCTGAAAGAAAAGAAGGTATTGCTCAGGCTGAAGTCATCAAAGAAAAGGCTTTTGCTGAAGCGGCCGGAATTACCGAAAAAGCAGAAGCAATGAAAAAGCTGAACGATGCAGGAAAAGACCACGAAGAGTTCAGACTGACTTTAGCGAAAGAGAAAGAAGTGGAATTGGCTCAAATTTCGATTCAGAAAGATATTGCACAGGCTCAGGCTGGAGTTTTAGCGGAAGCGTTCAAGTCTGCAAAAATCGATATCGTCGGCGGAGATAATACATTCTTTGATAATGTCGTTCGTCAGGTTTCTGCCGGTAAAGGTTTAGATAAATTTATCAGCCACAGTGAAAATGCTACATTGATTAAAGAAAATCTTTTGGGTGACGGCGAAAACATTATCGGAAAAGTGATGGGAATGGTTGATAAATACAACATTTCTTCTGAAGATATCAAGAACATGAGCATCGCAAGCCTTATTTTCAAACTAAACGGCGTTGCCGATCAACAGGAAAAAGGTCTTCTGTCCAAAGCACTGGATATGGCAAAGCATTTAGGTGTTGACCAAAAGCCAATCAGATAA
- a CDS encoding DNA repair ATPase yields the protein MSEKLNSGTYEIIQSRLNEQKNDLIQRLQKLNGNRKEIFGGVDFSLIANERISTEHNCVAKDIFSLKNTLIFGSNAHLGLQNEINITDVFSIYTLNNHRFEPRDLSLINDEIFVEEFKNLYKYYRNTFFARFHFTENYLYMVFQLSESTSDIKAFKWLIKEDLLVYVDSRSASEVTYPPQHGFAWTKATRDMQRSGKFPHVSLADKVFVESIGGDITIKIEDNTDTGKGIYSEDVIHKDQNLDDAEIHFCDLDNLVLFKIKPYQETERYFIYNHKEKVVSRVDTLRHSAVLLPENQGVLFSNGYALQTGGLKVISQDSNRLHYLKTISEPNGENFMYVFYDDKTNNYQLISYNIITQTIETPIRCSGYSILNDGKLIYLRESVETTKHHLAQIWQTPYAKELLHNTEKSDTLIYKIGNKDIVRVMAESQELITLLNKEDSYSGLYDDIVKLSTTILDAYYFLGDDEVENLDRPLKEIRSIAHSAINEFEKVVEQKKNTAEAVEKIKIACGKILDDTKRIHYSELTDYIDILSQIRALRGEITGARDLKYVDLKILDALDQSLAARSEELSNACVNFLLQENSLSPYETRAQSISENIINLQKAIDAKTIEEEITNLSSQLELLVDIVNNLKIEDTSQSTQIIENISVIFARLNQERLELSKRKREISGKELSADFQAQMTLFDQSVINFLELSQTPEKCDEYLTKLSIQLEEMERKFIDFDEFIQKIGEKREEAYNHFQNKRVQLTESRNKRTQNLYDSAKRILQSVKTKTESFDAENEINGYFATDLMVEKVRDISRQLMEMEDSAKAEEIQTLLKTSQQEAVRKLKDKKEIYADGDNVIALGDYKFAVNRQKLDLTLVLRNAQYYYHLTGTGFYEPLNFDAIADYKDVWNQEYISENSNVKRLEYLAWNVFSRNKNIHTEEQNRNAIQQFMTEHFGEGLVKGIHDEDALTIVSKLQQMHNELGLMQFTPSERALAQLFWYYLNQERKEYYQKQFEAANLISKSFVTDKGFQYLKDELSNEIKSFAKTHHLFAEVNDFNAAIYLKKENKSAFIVSEKASSLYESFLKNLKEKGKDLEFTDQLNALKNYPSACFSIAESALNAFLINSELNFEDDIKKEAAVFFATQQFNADNILHVTYEADLKGLKSLEKDLDYHLNYYEFNFRLSNFSEVVVPKYRQLQELKAKWVNDKKKSLKIDTFKSQVLSSFVRNKLISDVYFPLIGANLAKQLGTVGNDKRTDRMGMLLLVSPPGYGKTTLMEYMADRMGLVFMKINGPSIGHDIVSTDPNEAKNAGAKQELEKLNLALEMGDNVMLYLDDIQHCNPEFLQKFISLADGQRKIEGIYNGESKTYDLRSKRFCLVMAGNPYTESGEKFKIPDMLANRSDTYNLGEISGSKTELFDLSLIENALMSNDYLTRLTNQGMENLYSLYKSIQTNSPNVDLAGNFSSNEISDFRKVLGNTLKVRDIVLKVNKQYIASAAMADDYRNEPSFKLQGSYRNMNKLISQIQPILKEEEVTQIVLNHYQNESQTLTTGAESNMLKLKELMNMISEDEKNRWEEIKNTFVKNKMIKGLGENDRMTQIVALLAQFSEGLSGIEDALKKE from the coding sequence ATGTCAGAAAAATTAAATTCAGGGACATACGAAATAATTCAGAGCCGTCTGAATGAACAGAAAAATGATCTCATTCAAAGGCTTCAGAAGCTGAACGGAAACCGTAAAGAAATTTTCGGCGGCGTAGATTTTTCTCTCATTGCCAATGAAAGAATTTCTACTGAGCACAACTGCGTTGCCAAGGATATTTTTTCACTGAAAAACACGTTGATTTTCGGATCGAATGCTCATTTGGGTCTGCAGAATGAAATCAATATTACGGATGTTTTCTCCATTTACACGCTTAATAATCACCGTTTTGAACCCCGTGATTTATCTCTTATCAATGATGAAATCTTCGTAGAAGAGTTTAAAAACCTTTATAAATATTACAGAAATACTTTTTTCGCGCGCTTTCATTTTACCGAAAACTATCTGTATATGGTTTTCCAGTTGTCTGAAAGTACGTCTGATATCAAGGCTTTCAAATGGCTGATTAAGGAAGATCTGTTGGTTTATGTAGACTCCAGAAGTGCTTCGGAGGTGACATATCCGCCGCAGCACGGTTTTGCATGGACAAAAGCAACGAGAGATATGCAGCGTAGTGGAAAATTTCCGCACGTTTCTCTGGCAGATAAAGTTTTTGTGGAATCGATCGGTGGCGACATTACGATAAAAATCGAAGACAATACCGATACCGGGAAAGGAATTTATTCCGAAGATGTTATTCATAAAGATCAGAATCTCGATGATGCTGAGATTCACTTCTGCGACCTTGATAATTTAGTTTTATTTAAAATTAAACCTTATCAGGAAACGGAGCGGTATTTTATTTATAATCATAAAGAAAAGGTTGTTTCGAGGGTCGATACTTTAAGACATTCGGCAGTTTTGCTGCCGGAAAATCAAGGTGTTTTGTTCTCGAACGGTTATGCGTTGCAGACGGGCGGTTTAAAGGTGATTTCTCAGGATTCAAATCGACTTCATTATCTGAAGACGATCTCTGAACCGAACGGTGAAAATTTTATGTATGTTTTTTATGATGATAAAACGAATAATTATCAGCTGATTTCATACAATATCATCACGCAAACCATCGAAACACCGATTCGTTGCAGCGGATATTCAATTTTAAATGATGGAAAACTCATTTATTTACGAGAAAGTGTTGAAACTACGAAACATCATTTAGCTCAGATCTGGCAGACGCCGTACGCAAAGGAACTGTTACACAATACCGAAAAATCAGACACGCTGATTTACAAAATCGGGAATAAAGATATCGTGCGCGTAATGGCGGAAAGTCAGGAGTTGATCACTTTGCTGAACAAGGAAGATTCCTACAGTGGATTGTATGATGATATCGTCAAACTTTCGACGACGATTTTAGATGCTTATTATTTCCTCGGTGATGATGAGGTTGAGAATCTAGATCGGCCTTTAAAAGAAATCAGAAGCATCGCCCACTCGGCGATCAATGAGTTTGAAAAAGTAGTTGAACAGAAAAAAAATACAGCAGAAGCCGTTGAGAAAATCAAAATTGCCTGTGGAAAAATTCTGGATGATACGAAACGGATTCATTATTCTGAACTGACGGATTACATCGATATACTTTCGCAAATCAGGGCGTTGCGTGGTGAAATTACAGGAGCAAGAGATCTGAAATATGTGGATTTGAAAATTCTTGATGCTTTAGATCAGTCATTGGCTGCAAGATCAGAAGAGCTTTCCAACGCCTGTGTGAATTTTCTGTTGCAGGAAAATTCTCTGTCACCTTACGAAACCAGAGCTCAGTCAATTTCTGAAAATATAATCAATCTGCAGAAAGCAATCGACGCCAAAACCATTGAAGAAGAAATCACCAATTTATCTTCGCAGCTCGAACTTTTGGTGGATATTGTTAATAATTTAAAAATCGAAGATACTTCGCAATCGACGCAGATTATTGAAAATATTTCGGTGATTTTTGCAAGATTAAATCAGGAAAGATTAGAACTTTCAAAAAGGAAGAGAGAAATTTCCGGTAAAGAACTGTCTGCTGATTTTCAGGCACAAATGACTCTGTTTGATCAGTCGGTGATTAATTTTCTCGAGCTTTCTCAGACTCCCGAAAAATGTGATGAATATCTCACCAAACTTTCTATTCAGCTGGAAGAAATGGAAAGGAAATTCATTGATTTTGATGAGTTTATCCAGAAAATCGGCGAAAAAAGGGAAGAAGCCTATAATCATTTTCAAAACAAAAGAGTTCAGTTAACAGAATCCCGTAACAAGAGAACGCAGAATTTGTATGATTCTGCAAAAAGGATTTTACAGTCTGTAAAAACAAAAACCGAATCTTTCGATGCTGAAAATGAGATCAACGGATATTTTGCGACCGATTTGATGGTTGAGAAAGTACGTGATATTTCCCGACAGCTGATGGAAATGGAAGATTCTGCCAAGGCGGAAGAAATTCAGACTTTGTTGAAAACCTCGCAGCAGGAAGCAGTCCGAAAACTCAAAGATAAAAAAGAAATTTACGCAGACGGCGACAATGTGATTGCTTTGGGTGATTATAAATTTGCCGTGAACCGTCAGAAATTAGATCTCACTTTAGTGCTTAGAAATGCTCAGTATTATTACCATTTAACCGGAACCGGATTTTATGAGCCTCTGAATTTTGATGCTATTGCAGATTATAAAGACGTCTGGAATCAGGAATATATTTCTGAAAATTCAAATGTTAAGCGTTTAGAATATTTAGCATGGAATGTTTTTTCGCGGAATAAAAATATCCATACTGAAGAACAAAACCGTAATGCGATTCAGCAGTTTATGACTGAGCATTTTGGTGAAGGTTTGGTGAAAGGGATTCATGATGAAGATGCGTTGACTATTGTTTCAAAACTTCAGCAGATGCACAATGAACTGGGATTGATGCAGTTTACGCCTTCTGAAAGAGCATTGGCGCAGCTGTTCTGGTACTATTTGAATCAGGAAAGAAAAGAATATTATCAGAAACAGTTTGAAGCGGCCAATTTAATTTCAAAATCTTTTGTAACAGATAAAGGCTTTCAATATCTGAAAGACGAACTGTCGAATGAAATTAAATCTTTTGCCAAAACCCATCATCTTTTTGCTGAGGTTAATGATTTCAATGCTGCCATTTATTTAAAAAAAGAAAATAAATCAGCATTTATAGTTTCTGAAAAGGCATCTTCTCTTTACGAATCATTCTTGAAAAATTTAAAAGAAAAAGGAAAAGATCTTGAGTTCACCGATCAGCTGAATGCGTTGAAAAATTATCCTTCAGCCTGCTTTTCAATTGCTGAAAGTGCTTTGAATGCGTTCTTAATCAATTCAGAACTGAATTTTGAGGATGATATTAAAAAAGAAGCCGCCGTGTTTTTTGCAACACAGCAATTTAACGCTGACAATATTCTGCATGTCACTTACGAAGCGGATTTAAAAGGTTTAAAATCATTGGAAAAAGACCTGGATTATCATTTGAATTATTATGAATTCAATTTCCGTTTATCCAATTTCAGTGAAGTGGTTGTTCCAAAATACAGACAGTTGCAGGAGTTGAAAGCAAAATGGGTGAATGATAAAAAGAAAAGTCTGAAAATTGATACGTTCAAATCTCAGGTTCTGAGCTCATTCGTAAGAAATAAATTGATCAGCGACGTCTATTTCCCTTTGATCGGAGCGAATTTGGCCAAACAATTAGGAACTGTAGGAAACGACAAACGTACCGACAGAATGGGAATGTTGCTTCTTGTTTCGCCGCCAGGTTACGGAAAAACCACTTTGATGGAATATATGGCCGACCGTATGGGATTGGTTTTTATGAAAATAAATGGTCCGTCAATCGGGCACGATATCGTCTCTACAGATCCGAATGAAGCAAAAAATGCCGGAGCAAAACAGGAACTGGAAAAATTGAATTTAGCTCTGGAAATGGGTGATAATGTGATGTTGTACCTCGATGATATTCAGCATTGTAATCCTGAATTTTTGCAGAAGTTCATTTCTTTAGCTGACGGACAGAGAAAAATTGAAGGAATTTACAACGGCGAAAGCAAAACCTATGATTTAAGATCAAAACGTTTCTGTCTCGTTATGGCAGGAAATCCTTATACGGAAAGTGGCGAGAAATTCAAAATCCCGGATATGTTGGCCAACCGTTCCGATACTTACAATTTAGGTGAAATTTCAGGAAGCAAAACGGAATTGTTTGATTTAAGCTTAATTGAAAACGCTTTGATGTCCAACGATTATCTCACGAGACTCACCAATCAGGGAATGGAAAATCTGTACAGTTTATACAAAAGCATTCAGACCAATTCTCCAAATGTTGATCTGGCCGGAAATTTCAGTTCAAATGAAATTTCAGACTTCAGAAAGGTGTTGGGAAATACTTTAAAAGTAAGAGATATTGTTTTAAAAGTCAATAAGCAGTACATCGCTTCCGCCGCAATGGCTGATGATTACAGAAATGAACCTTCGTTCAAACTTCAGGGTTCTTACCGGAATATGAATAAGCTGATTTCGCAGATTCAACCTATTTTAAAAGAAGAAGAAGTGACGCAGATTGTTTTAAATCATTACCAAAACGAATCGCAGACACTGACAACCGGAGCAGAATCGAATATGCTGAAATTAAAAGAGCTGATGAATATGATTTCCGAAGACGAAAAAAATCGGTGGGAAGAAATCAAAAATACTTTTGTCAAAAATAAAATGATAAAAGGTTTGGGAGAGAATGACCGAATGACACAAATCGTGGCTTTGCTGGCGCAATTCAGTGAAGGTTTAAGCGGAATTGAAGATGCTTTGAAAAAAGAATGA